The Argonema galeatum A003/A1 genome includes a window with the following:
- a CDS encoding DUF928 domain-containing protein: MTGQISRKYLAVFSLAVILDSVIVSFSPIQALTFSPPEAIEVAEYVPPKGLGVPPTGGGGTRGGSCSQDKENTGLPLTALMPALESSGDNWGLTVEANPQIFVYVPNTSARTVELALKDEDEKDVYRTNLPISGEAEIVSLTLPKNSVNLEVGKSYHWYFSIICNSKNRRRDVSVDGWTKRVEMDSTLAQIEKATPRDRANLYAKNGIWHEALASLSQLQRENPNDSALAEDWKKLLESAGLKEFDRFPVTLINVERSP, encoded by the coding sequence ATGACTGGGCAAATCTCTCGCAAATATCTTGCAGTTTTTTCTTTAGCCGTAATTCTAGATTCAGTTATCGTCAGTTTTTCACCAATTCAGGCACTAACATTTAGTCCGCCTGAAGCGATCGAAGTAGCGGAATACGTACCGCCAAAAGGATTAGGTGTACCCCCAACAGGCGGGGGAGGAACTCGTGGAGGAAGTTGTTCCCAGGATAAAGAAAATACAGGCTTGCCTCTAACTGCTTTGATGCCAGCACTTGAGTCAAGCGGCGATAACTGGGGATTGACGGTGGAAGCCAATCCGCAAATTTTTGTGTATGTACCGAATACTTCTGCACGAACGGTGGAGTTGGCGCTGAAAGATGAAGATGAAAAAGATGTTTACAGAACAAATTTACCGATTTCTGGTGAAGCTGAAATAGTCAGCTTGACCCTACCGAAAAACTCAGTAAATTTAGAAGTTGGTAAGAGTTATCATTGGTATTTTTCGATTATTTGCAATTCCAAAAATCGGCGTCGGGATGTTTCTGTTGACGGGTGGACAAAGCGAGTCGAAATGGATTCAACTTTGGCACAGATAGAGAAGGCGACACCGCGCGATAGAGCCAATTTGTACGCTAAAAATGGGATATGGCACGAAGCTCTAGCAAGTTTATCTCAACTGCAGCGCGAAAATCCTAACGATTCGGCACTAGCAGAAGATTGGAAAAAGTTATTGGAATCAGCAGGATTGAAAGAATTCGATCGATTTCCGGTAACGTTGATTAACGTGGAGCGATCGCCATAA
- a CDS encoding CHASE2 domain-containing protein: protein MWKRLRTFVGERRGVLITAPSVAGLLIALRFAGWLQLLELGALDWFFRLRPPEPIDRRIVIVGISESDIQKVGQWPIPDGTLAQLIAKIKQQKPRAIGLDIYRDLPVQPGHDNLVKVFNTTPNLIGIQKVSVDRGFAVNPPPILGKLNQVGANNLVFDPDGKVRRGLLFVETKDGKVIPSLGLILAFIYLKNEGIEPENAAVNPEYLQLNRAVFNRLRSHDGGYAGTYAQGYQILKNYRNPQGSFRIVSMTDVLSNRIPPDLVRDGASAPLRDRIVLIGSTAVSLQDFYYTPYDSDLITAPKRTSGVEIHANLTSQIISAALDDRPLIKVWSDPLEWLWIFGWSLIGVTLGWLGRYLPSRIRFLSAYWTAISIIFAGSIAIGGAYLAFLYGWWIPVVPSVLALVAAEVVISAYIANIDREERRILMNLFASNVSPKIAEALWRDRHKLLEEGQLHGQEMTATVLFTDLKGFSSIAENMDAKILMSWLNEYMKEMAQVVLEQDGVIDKFIGDAVMAVFGVPIPSTNAEAIANDAQKAVSCALAMGAALNSLNQQWKTQGRPTVAMRVGIATGTLVAGSLGSAQRQDYTIIGDTVNIASRLESYDKSIDGGICRILISEETYRYCQNKFTAEFIGSVLLKGREQPVKVYQVLLRESAE from the coding sequence ATGTGGAAAAGGCTAAGGACTTTTGTTGGGGAACGGCGCGGCGTACTGATTACAGCTCCCAGCGTAGCGGGACTGTTAATTGCGTTGCGCTTCGCCGGATGGTTACAATTGCTGGAATTAGGGGCGCTGGATTGGTTTTTTCGCCTGCGTCCCCCAGAACCGATCGATCGCCGCATTGTTATTGTAGGAATTAGCGAGTCAGATATCCAAAAAGTCGGGCAATGGCCTATCCCCGATGGTACTCTCGCCCAATTGATTGCTAAGATAAAACAGCAGAAACCTAGAGCGATCGGTTTGGATATTTATCGAGACCTACCAGTACAACCAGGTCATGATAATTTGGTAAAAGTATTTAATACGACACCTAATTTAATAGGCATCCAAAAAGTAAGTGTGGATAGAGGTTTTGCAGTTAATCCACCCCCTATATTGGGTAAACTCAATCAAGTTGGTGCTAACAATTTGGTGTTCGATCCTGATGGTAAAGTTCGTCGCGGCTTACTGTTTGTGGAAACTAAAGATGGCAAAGTAATACCTAGCTTAGGGCTTATCTTGGCTTTTATTTACCTCAAAAATGAAGGGATTGAACCTGAAAATGCAGCGGTAAATCCTGAATATTTGCAATTAAATCGAGCAGTGTTTAATCGTTTGCGATCGCATGATGGCGGCTACGCAGGTACTTATGCCCAAGGCTACCAAATATTAAAGAATTATCGGAATCCGCAAGGCAGTTTCCGAATTGTATCGATGACAGATGTTTTGTCAAATCGAATTCCACCCGATTTAGTGCGCGATGGCGCATCCGCGCCGCTTCGCGATCGCATTGTCTTGATTGGCTCAACTGCTGTCAGTTTGCAAGATTTTTATTACACTCCTTATGATAGCGATTTAATCACGGCTCCCAAGCGCACTTCTGGAGTGGAAATTCACGCTAACTTAACCAGCCAAATTATCAGCGCCGCACTTGACGATCGACCTCTAATTAAAGTTTGGTCAGATCCGTTAGAATGGTTGTGGATTTTTGGTTGGTCGCTAATTGGAGTAACTTTGGGTTGGCTGGGGCGATATCTTCCTAGTAGAATACGATTTCTCTCCGCTTATTGGACAGCGATTAGCATCATATTTGCCGGAAGTATTGCGATCGGCGGAGCTTATTTGGCTTTCCTTTATGGTTGGTGGATTCCCGTGGTTCCCTCGGTTTTGGCTTTGGTAGCGGCTGAAGTTGTTATCTCCGCTTATATTGCCAATATCGATCGCGAAGAACGCAGAATTTTGATGAATTTGTTCGCGAGTAATGTCAGCCCAAAAATAGCAGAAGCCTTGTGGCGCGACCGTCATAAATTACTAGAAGAAGGACAGCTACACGGACAAGAAATGACAGCAACTGTCCTATTTACAGATTTAAAAGGTTTCAGCAGCATTGCCGAGAATATGGACGCAAAAATACTGATGTCTTGGCTGAACGAGTACATGAAAGAAATGGCTCAAGTCGTTCTCGAACAAGATGGAGTAATTGACAAATTTATTGGCGATGCGGTGATGGCGGTGTTTGGCGTTCCCATTCCTTCTACAAATGCGGAAGCGATCGCAAATGATGCTCAAAAAGCCGTGAGTTGCGCTTTAGCAATGGGCGCAGCTCTTAACTCACTCAATCAGCAGTGGAAAACTCAAGGGCGACCGACTGTAGCCATGAGAGTAGGAATTGCCACTGGCACATTAGTTGCTGGTAGCTTGGGTAGCGCTCAAAGACAAGATTACACTATAATTGGAGATACTGTCAATATCGCCTCTCGACTCGAAAGTTACGATAAGTCTATTGATGGCGGTATTTGCCGGATTTTGATAAGCGAAGAAACTTACCGATACTGTCAAAACAAATTTACCGCAGAATTTATAGGCAGTGTTTTACTCAAGGGGCGCGAACAGCCGGTAAAAGTTTATCAAGTTCTGTTAAGAGAATCTGCTGAATAG
- a CDS encoding filamentous hemagglutinin N-terminal domain-containing protein, whose amino-acid sequence MQQRSLNVQLFLQGVLRPKVSVKFWVASSLALFYLGWGGEARSQIAPDSTLSTNVTTPDNLNFTINEGNRAGNNLFHSFREFSIPTGGEAFFNNAVDIQNIFSRVTGSSISNIDGLIRANGTANLFLINPNGIIFGSNAKLNIGGSFLGSTANSIRFADGVEFSVTNPQAAPLLSINIPIGLQYGANTGEIRVRGNGQEFGLDGVEKSFDRSLNPLEVLRGKTLTLVGGNIIIDGGIIQAPGGRVELGGIAGEGTVGLNADGSLSFPEGVARADVSLINKAGINVLGNGGASIAITGRNINISGDSLLSAGIATGQDTLESMAGDIALSATEAITTASSLIENNVKPNAVGNSGNISITAKSLSVTNGAQLNASTLGQGKAGSVTIIASDTVSFDGARKNGFPIPSAAGSVVTPNAVGDAGGVSITAKSLSVTNGAQLNASTLGRGKGGSVTIIASDTVSFDGMGKAGFPSAAGSQVGKSAVGNGGGLSITTKSLSVTNGALLSTSSGGNGAAGDIVVDADSISLDNRSTISSNTVGGEGNINLRSSSLILRQNSNISTNATGSKDIGGGNINLNTDILAALENSDITANAQEGRGGEITINAQAVFGAAPRTRQELQLLLNTADGNAVDPSLLESSDITAISQQGGPQLEGTVAVNTPDVDPSSGLIILPDNLVDATRLVASSCRTGAIQSQFIVTGRGGLPPNPNEAINDEATWIDLRPRLLEGEGEGRGRGRGRRERKITQLPLANSQIVEAQGWTRSANGEVILIAQVPIAIPQSSGLAQQQCHAP is encoded by the coding sequence ATGCAACAGCGATCGCTCAACGTGCAGTTATTTCTTCAAGGAGTGTTGCGTCCTAAAGTCAGCGTCAAGTTTTGGGTGGCAAGTAGTTTAGCGCTGTTTTATCTGGGATGGGGTGGAGAGGCGCGATCGCAAATAGCCCCCGACAGCACTTTATCCACCAACGTCACAACCCCAGATAATCTTAACTTTACGATAAATGAGGGGAATCGAGCCGGGAATAACCTTTTCCATAGCTTTCGCGAGTTTTCCATCCCTACTGGCGGTGAGGCTTTTTTCAATAACGCTGTAGATATTCAAAATATTTTCAGTCGCGTGACGGGTAGTTCGATATCTAATATAGATGGATTGATTCGAGCAAACGGCACCGCTAACTTATTTTTAATTAATCCGAATGGGATTATTTTTGGCTCTAATGCAAAGTTGAATATTGGCGGCTCGTTTTTAGGGAGTACGGCGAATAGCATCAGGTTTGCCGATGGAGTAGAATTTAGTGTCACCAATCCTCAAGCTGCGCCCCTGCTGAGTATTAATATACCAATTGGTTTGCAGTATGGAGCGAATACCGGAGAAATTCGCGTGCGGGGGAACGGTCAGGAATTTGGTTTGGATGGTGTAGAAAAAAGTTTCGATCGTTCTTTGAATCCCCTAGAAGTTCTAAGAGGAAAAACGTTAACACTCGTAGGCGGCAATATCATCATTGATGGTGGGATAATACAAGCACCAGGCGGTCGCGTAGAGTTAGGGGGAATAGCAGGAGAAGGAACAGTAGGACTCAATGCCGATGGTAGCCTGAGTTTCCCTGAAGGCGTGGCGCGTGCAGATGTATCGCTGATTAACAAAGCGGGAATTAATGTACTTGGGAATGGTGGGGCTAGCATTGCCATTACCGGAAGGAATATAAATATTTCGGGAGACAGTCTCCTGAGTGCTGGGATAGCAACGGGACAGGATACACTTGAGTCGATGGCGGGAGATATCGCGCTTAGTGCCACGGAAGCCATAACAACCGCATCGAGCCTAATTGAAAATAACGTCAAGCCTAATGCAGTTGGAAATAGCGGCAACATCAGCATTACCGCTAAGTCCCTAAGCGTTACTAATGGCGCTCAACTGAATGCCAGTACATTGGGGCAAGGGAAAGCGGGTAGCGTCACGATTATCGCTAGCGATACGGTTTCTTTTGATGGTGCACGGAAAAATGGATTCCCTATCCCCAGTGCAGCCGGAAGCGTGGTGACACCGAATGCCGTGGGGGATGCGGGAGGCGTCAGCATTACCGCCAAGTCCTTGAGCGTTACTAATGGCGCTCAACTGAATGCCAGCACGTTGGGGCGAGGGAAAGGGGGTAGCGTCACGATTATCGCTAGCGATACGGTCTCTTTTGATGGTATGGGGAAGGCAGGATTTCCCAGCGCCGCCGGTAGCCAGGTGGGAAAAAGTGCAGTGGGAAATGGAGGTGGGCTCAGCATCACCACTAAGTCGCTTAGCGTTACCAATGGCGCTTTACTGAGTACCAGCAGTGGAGGAAATGGCGCTGCAGGTGACATAGTAGTTGATGCTGACTCCATCAGTCTGGACAATCGATCGACAATTAGCTCTAATACTGTAGGGGGTGAAGGCAATATCAATTTGCGTTCTAGCTCTTTAATCTTACGTCAAAACAGCAACATATCCACCAACGCTACCGGAAGCAAAGATATCGGCGGTGGCAATATCAACCTCAACACGGACATATTAGCCGCCCTGGAAAACAGCGACATCACCGCTAACGCCCAAGAAGGTAGAGGGGGTGAAATTACGATTAACGCTCAAGCTGTTTTTGGTGCTGCACCACGCACAAGGCAAGAACTACAGCTTCTCCTCAACACCGCAGACGGCAATGCTGTAGATCCCAGCTTATTGGAAAGTAGCGACATTACCGCCATTTCTCAACAGGGTGGGCCGCAATTGGAAGGTACTGTAGCAGTCAACACCCCCGATGTTGACCCCAGTTCGGGATTAATTATTTTACCAGACAATCTCGTTGATGCTACCAGGTTAGTTGCTTCTAGCTGTCGCACTGGCGCTATTCAAAGTCAATTCATTGTAACTGGTAGAGGAGGTTTGCCGCCCAATCCAAATGAGGCTATTAATGATGAAGCTACTTGGATAGATTTAAGACCGAGATTATTAGAGGGAGAGGGAGAAGGGAGAGGGAGAGGGAGAGGGCGGAGAGAGAGGAAGATTACCCAATTACCTCTAGCCAATTCCCAAATTGTGGAAGCGCAAGGATGGACTCGCAGCGCAAATGGCGAAGTGATATTAATTGCACAAGTGCCAATAGCAATACCTCAAAGTTCTGGATTAGCTCAACAACAATGCCATGCGCCTTAA
- a CDS encoding acyltransferase — translation MRTQIVKAVHGTQEVKPDPEFEIGLAEYLRDHYAREGLIELYARFAIGDGDFDWRMRRAIWRAVARQFGHNVSIGSNVGFKHLETFEIGNNVFIGAQSYIQGRFDGKCAIGNHVWIGLQSYFDARHIIIEDYVGWGPGAKVLGSTHTGSPIEVPIIQTDLEIKPVKIETGADIGMNATILPGVTVGKKSIVGAGAVVTKDVPPFAIVAGVPARFLRWREESIPIEVSENAG, via the coding sequence ATGAGAACGCAAATAGTCAAAGCCGTTCACGGCACACAAGAAGTAAAGCCCGATCCCGAATTTGAAATTGGACTGGCGGAGTATCTTCGCGATCATTACGCACGAGAGGGTTTAATTGAGTTATATGCCCGCTTTGCGATCGGCGATGGCGATTTCGATTGGCGAATGCGACGAGCCATTTGGCGGGCAGTAGCACGTCAGTTCGGACACAATGTATCGATCGGCAGTAATGTGGGATTTAAACATTTAGAAACTTTTGAGATTGGCAATAATGTGTTTATTGGCGCTCAAAGCTATATCCAGGGACGGTTCGATGGTAAGTGTGCGATCGGAAATCACGTTTGGATCGGCCTTCAGAGTTATTTTGATGCTCGCCATATTATAATCGAAGATTATGTCGGTTGGGGGCCAGGGGCAAAAGTGCTAGGTTCTACCCATACCGGATCGCCGATTGAAGTCCCAATTATCCAAACAGACCTCGAAATCAAACCTGTCAAGATTGAAACTGGAGCTGATATTGGGATGAATGCCACGATTTTACCTGGTGTAACAGTTGGAAAAAAAAGTATTGTAGGTGCTGGAGCAGTTGTCACGAAGGATGTACCACCGTTTGCGATCGTAGCTGGTGTCCCGGCTCGGTTTTTACGCTGGCGAGAAGAATCAATACCTATAGAGGTTTCAGAAAATGCAGGATAA
- a CDS encoding NAD-dependent epimerase/dehydratase family protein, with protein sequence MQDKRVLITGGSGLVGSHIAEQLVKEKVAEIIILDNFVRGRRKNLDRALANGSVTIVEGDIRDSNLLAEVMQGVDVVFHQAAIRITQCAEEPRLALEVLVDGTFNVLEAAVKTGVKKVVAASSASVYGMAEEFPTSEKHHPYNNQTFYGAAKTFNEGLLRSFYEMYGLNYVALRYFNVYGLFMDIYGIYTEVLIRWMERIASNQPPLIFGDGTQTMDFVYVDDIARANILAAASDVTDEVFNIASGVETSLNDLAQSLLTVMRSNLKLEYGHARKVNPVQRRLADPNKAKQMLGFQASVSLEEGLHHLVNWWQKERYKHSISYLICVYLRLSVFICGKNLTNDSNRQFPDITHSIIFPSRI encoded by the coding sequence ATGCAGGATAAACGAGTATTAATTACGGGGGGATCGGGTTTAGTTGGCTCTCATATTGCCGAGCAGTTAGTCAAGGAGAAAGTAGCTGAGATTATTATCTTGGATAACTTTGTGCGCGGACGCCGAAAAAACCTCGATCGGGCCTTAGCTAACGGGTCAGTAACGATCGTTGAAGGCGATATTCGAGACAGCAATTTGCTAGCTGAAGTTATGCAAGGAGTTGATGTAGTTTTCCACCAAGCTGCAATTCGCATCACTCAATGCGCTGAAGAACCGCGTTTAGCATTGGAAGTGTTAGTAGACGGCACATTCAATGTGTTGGAAGCAGCAGTTAAAACAGGTGTCAAAAAGGTAGTAGCCGCCTCATCAGCCTCAGTATATGGAATGGCTGAAGAATTTCCTACATCGGAGAAACATCATCCCTACAACAACCAAACTTTCTACGGTGCGGCTAAAACTTTTAATGAGGGATTATTGCGAAGTTTCTATGAAATGTACGGTCTTAATTATGTAGCGTTACGTTACTTCAACGTCTACGGGCTTTTCATGGATATATATGGTATTTACACTGAGGTTTTGATTCGGTGGATGGAACGAATTGCTTCCAATCAACCACCGCTAATCTTTGGTGATGGTACGCAAACGATGGATTTTGTTTATGTTGACGACATCGCCAGAGCAAATATTCTAGCTGCTGCTTCCGATGTTACCGATGAAGTGTTTAATATTGCTAGTGGAGTAGAGACAAGTCTCAACGACCTCGCTCAAAGTTTGTTAACAGTAATGCGATCGAACTTAAAACTTGAATACGGCCACGCACGCAAAGTAAATCCAGTGCAGCGTCGTCTTGCCGATCCAAATAAAGCAAAACAGATGTTAGGTTTTCAAGCATCTGTGTCACTTGAAGAGGGATTGCATCACCTCGTAAACTGGTGGCAAAAAGAGCGCTATAAACATTCCATATCTTATCTTATCTGCGTTTATCTGCGTTTATCTGTCTTCATCTGCGGTAAAAATTTAACCAACGATTCCAACAGACAATTTCCCGATATCACTCATAGTATAATTTTTCCAAGCCGAATATAA
- a CDS encoding Gfo/Idh/MocA family oxidoreductase: MIVYDDLEPSEKVKIYDKGITLTNNSENIYQMLIDYRTGDMWAPQLDITEPLYLDLLHFVDCIKLNKRPITDGQTGLQVVKILEAATESMKEQGKLIQLS, from the coding sequence ATGATCGTTTATGATGACTTAGAGCCCAGCGAAAAAGTCAAAATTTACGACAAAGGAATTACACTTACTAACAATTCTGAAAACATCTATCAAATGCTGATTGATTATCGCACAGGAGATATGTGGGCACCCCAGTTAGATATTACCGAACCTTTATATCTAGATCTGTTACACTTTGTTGACTGCATCAAACTCAACAAGCGCCCCATAACAGACGGTCAAACTGGATTGCAGGTCGTGAAAATACTCGAAGCTGCTACAGAGTCCATGAAAGAACAAGGTAAGCTAATCCAACTTTCTTAG